Proteins from a single region of Halorubrum sp. 2020YC2:
- the gcvPB gene encoding aminomethyl-transferring glycine dehydrogenase subunit GcvPB, with protein sequence MIHDQANYERDGEGVREPLLSEKGQETVDVREDSPLPDDLTREELTLPNPSEPETARHYTRLSQMNWAIDAGPYPLGSCTMKYNPKFTEDVAADPSAAVHPDRSTRSAQGILELQYRLQEVLADVGGMDAVTLQPPAGAAGELTGILVAKAYHEHHGNDRSEVVIPASAHGTNFATAATAGYDVVELPSGEDGRVDLEALEAAVGDDTAALMLTNPNTVGLFERDITEIADIVHDAGGLLYYDGANLNALLGRGRPGDMGFDVMHYNVHKTFATPHGGGGPGAGPVGVVDELAPFLPTPRVREAEEGAGYERFDPAHTIGKVHGFAGNWLVLIKAYAYIARLGDEGLADAAAKAVLNANYLAERLDLDVPHGPFHHEFAATAGDRDAADVAKRMLDFGVHPPTTKWPEMVPEAMLTEPTEIEGQSSLDDLAEAFNLAYADTDEALDSAPNRTAASRIDQVAAARDPRLSWQALDGE encoded by the coding sequence GCGTCCGCGAGCCGCTGCTCTCGGAGAAGGGCCAGGAGACGGTCGACGTGCGAGAGGACTCCCCGCTGCCGGACGACCTGACGCGCGAGGAGCTGACGCTGCCGAACCCCTCGGAGCCGGAGACGGCGCGCCACTACACCCGGCTCTCGCAGATGAACTGGGCGATCGACGCGGGCCCGTACCCGCTGGGGAGTTGTACGATGAAGTACAACCCCAAGTTCACCGAGGACGTCGCGGCCGACCCGAGCGCCGCGGTCCACCCGGACCGGTCCACGCGCTCGGCGCAGGGGATCTTAGAGCTGCAGTACCGGCTTCAAGAGGTCCTCGCGGACGTCGGCGGGATGGACGCCGTCACGCTCCAGCCGCCAGCGGGCGCCGCCGGGGAGCTGACGGGGATCCTCGTCGCGAAGGCGTACCACGAACACCACGGCAACGACCGCTCGGAGGTCGTGATCCCGGCGTCGGCGCACGGGACCAACTTCGCGACGGCCGCGACCGCCGGCTACGACGTGGTCGAGCTCCCCTCCGGCGAGGACGGCCGCGTCGACTTAGAGGCCCTGGAGGCGGCCGTGGGCGACGACACCGCCGCGCTCATGCTCACGAACCCGAACACGGTCGGCCTCTTCGAGCGCGACATCACCGAGATAGCCGACATCGTCCACGACGCGGGCGGACTGCTGTACTACGACGGCGCGAACCTCAACGCGCTGCTCGGTCGCGGCCGCCCCGGCGACATGGGGTTCGACGTGATGCACTACAACGTCCACAAGACGTTCGCGACGCCTCACGGCGGCGGCGGTCCCGGCGCCGGCCCGGTCGGCGTCGTCGACGAGCTGGCGCCGTTCCTGCCGACGCCTCGGGTGCGCGAGGCCGAGGAGGGCGCCGGATACGAGCGCTTCGATCCGGCCCACACGATCGGGAAGGTCCACGGCTTCGCCGGCAACTGGCTCGTGTTGATCAAGGCGTACGCGTACATCGCCCGCCTCGGCGACGAGGGGCTCGCGGACGCGGCCGCGAAGGCCGTCCTCAACGCGAACTACCTCGCGGAGCGGCTCGACTTGGACGTGCCGCACGGTCCCTTCCACCACGAGTTCGCGGCGACCGCGGGCGACCGCGACGCGGCCGACGTCGCCAAGCGGATGCTCGACTTCGGCGTCCACCCGCCGACGACGAAGTGGCCGGAGATGGTGCCGGAGGCGATGCTGACGGAGCCGACGGAGATCGAGGGGCAGTCCTCGCTCGACGACCTCGCTGAGGCGTTCAACCTCGCGTACGCCGACACCGACGAGGCGCTCGACTCCGCGCCGAACCGGACCGCCGCCTCTCGGATCGATCAGGTCGCCGCCGCGCGCGACCCGCGGCTCTCGTGGCAGGCGCTCGACGGGGAGTAG
- a CDS encoding helix-turn-helix domain-containing protein, which produces MSRTALRLDLPAGSWLGDVSRTVPAATLRVDETIAVDGDGPVPVDGPDAAGDGATVVATVLVAGTDRDRVGDALREHDRVIRATAVERRGEVRTLRVVARTPAYLPAARAVGLPIESTVEVVDGRATVTVVGDRDRIEAFGRRLAGDGVTVGVAATGGDDPDRTLTEAQRELVFEAVRSGYYDTPRRCTLTELAEANGIAKSTCSETLHRAEGRVMRRFVDGAGSFESSSEETATVEGSGPDTAAPDETDDGDGVDELDANDRNGQEPVRSAATEP; this is translated from the coding sequence ATGAGTCGGACCGCACTACGGCTCGACCTCCCGGCCGGGTCGTGGCTCGGGGACGTCTCGCGGACCGTCCCCGCCGCGACGCTCCGAGTCGACGAAACGATCGCGGTCGACGGCGACGGCCCGGTCCCCGTCGACGGCCCGGACGCGGCCGGAGACGGCGCGACGGTGGTCGCGACCGTCCTCGTCGCGGGCACGGATCGGGACCGGGTCGGGGACGCGCTCCGGGAGCACGACCGGGTGATCCGCGCGACGGCCGTCGAGCGCCGCGGCGAGGTCCGCACGCTCCGCGTGGTCGCCCGGACCCCCGCGTACCTCCCGGCGGCGCGGGCGGTCGGCCTGCCGATCGAGTCGACGGTCGAGGTCGTCGACGGCCGCGCGACCGTGACCGTGGTCGGAGACCGGGACCGTATCGAGGCGTTCGGGCGCCGGCTCGCCGGCGACGGGGTGACGGTCGGCGTCGCCGCGACCGGCGGCGACGACCCGGACCGGACGCTCACGGAGGCGCAGCGGGAACTCGTCTTCGAGGCGGTCCGCTCCGGGTACTACGACACGCCGCGCCGATGTACGCTCACGGAGCTGGCCGAGGCGAACGGCATCGCGAAGTCGACGTGTAGCGAGACGCTCCACCGCGCCGAGGGACGGGTGATGCGGCGGTTCGTCGACGGCGCGGGATCGTTCGAGTCGTCCTCCGAGGAGACCGCGACCGTCGAGGGGTCCGGCCCGGACACCGCCGCTCCCGACGAGACCGACGACGGCGACGGCGTCGACGAACTCGACGCGAACGACCGCAACGGGCAGGAGCCGGTCCGGTCGGCCGCGACCGAACCCTGA
- a CDS encoding threonine synthase gives METTDAFIGLTCVDCGETFDAEAATHRCPDCDGILDPDYDRVELTPETLDSRPDGSMWRYAELLPFPAETAVSLGEGATPLVECPALADAMGVGRVLLKDEGANPTGTFKDRGQAAAMTAAREHGASEVALNSAGNAGQAAAAYAARADLDAHVFLPSRAGFTQKAMTEVHGADLTVTDPVDGNSQIGDAGKAYAEAIDDNPEWYSTKTFVTPYRHEGKKTMALELLAQLDWEAPDGVVYPTGGGVGLVGMHKAAREAKKLGWTDELVPMYVAQAAGCAPVVDAYKSGAERHEPIADDEVDTACNGIAIPDPGASGLILEAVRQSDGGAVATTDREILDAAIDVAREEGLEVGATCAAAVSGAFALAESGEFGPDDTVVLLNTGAGNKDVDALRAHLGEREAEAAE, from the coding sequence ATGGAGACGACAGACGCGTTCATCGGCCTGACCTGCGTCGACTGCGGGGAGACGTTCGACGCGGAGGCGGCGACGCACCGCTGTCCCGACTGCGACGGGATTCTCGACCCCGACTACGACCGCGTCGAGTTAACGCCGGAGACGCTCGACTCGCGTCCGGACGGGTCGATGTGGCGGTACGCGGAGCTGCTCCCGTTCCCGGCCGAGACCGCGGTGTCGCTCGGGGAGGGCGCGACGCCGCTCGTCGAGTGCCCGGCGCTGGCGGACGCGATGGGCGTCGGCCGCGTCCTCCTGAAAGACGAGGGGGCGAACCCGACGGGGACGTTCAAGGACCGCGGGCAGGCGGCCGCGATGACGGCGGCGCGCGAGCACGGCGCGAGCGAGGTCGCGCTGAACAGCGCCGGCAACGCGGGGCAGGCGGCCGCGGCGTACGCGGCCCGGGCGGATCTGGACGCGCACGTGTTCCTCCCCTCGCGGGCGGGGTTCACCCAGAAGGCGATGACCGAGGTCCACGGCGCGGACCTGACGGTCACCGACCCCGTCGACGGGAACTCGCAGATAGGCGACGCCGGGAAGGCGTACGCCGAGGCGATAGACGACAATCCCGAGTGGTACTCGACGAAGACGTTCGTCACGCCGTACCGCCACGAGGGCAAGAAGACGATGGCGCTGGAGCTGCTGGCCCAACTCGACTGGGAGGCGCCCGACGGCGTCGTCTACCCGACGGGCGGCGGCGTCGGCCTCGTCGGGATGCACAAGGCCGCCCGGGAGGCGAAGAAGCTGGGGTGGACCGACGAACTCGTCCCGATGTACGTCGCGCAGGCCGCGGGCTGCGCGCCCGTGGTCGACGCCTACAAGTCGGGTGCGGAGCGCCACGAGCCGATCGCGGACGACGAGGTCGACACGGCGTGCAACGGGATCGCGATCCCGGACCCCGGCGCGAGCGGCCTCATCCTGGAGGCGGTCCGCCAGTCCGACGGCGGCGCGGTGGCGACGACGGACCGCGAGATCCTCGACGCCGCCATCGACGTGGCGCGCGAGGAGGGGCTGGAGGTCGGCGCCACCTGTGCGGCCGCGGTCTCCGGCGCGTTCGCGCTCGCGGAGTCCGGCGAGTTCGGGCCGGACGACACGGTCGTCCTGTTGAACACCGGCGCGGGCAACAAGGACGTGGACGCGCTGCGCGCGCACCTCGGGGAGCGGGAGGCCGAGGCGGCCGAGTAG
- a CDS encoding DUF5802 family protein: protein MFERFSSGYYLGELYVEPHGGERAVIRRADHEHVNEQLYADGEGVERLDAPLVMKVDGGHIPVGGDDDVPSGTLAIPQALADETLPDRRNVLLADADRAEKLLRWEGWEPFVNA from the coding sequence ATGTTCGAGCGATTCTCGAGCGGCTACTACCTGGGGGAACTGTACGTGGAACCCCACGGCGGCGAGCGCGCCGTCATCCGGCGGGCGGACCACGAGCACGTCAACGAGCAGCTGTACGCGGACGGCGAGGGCGTCGAGCGACTCGACGCCCCGCTGGTCATGAAGGTCGACGGCGGCCACATCCCGGTCGGCGGCGACGACGACGTCCCGAGCGGCACGCTCGCGATTCCGCAGGCGCTCGCCGACGAGACGCTCCCGGACCGACGGAACGTGCTGCTGGCGGATGCGGATCGGGCGGAGAAGTTGTTGCGTTGGGAGGGGTGGGAGCCGTTCGTGAACGCATAA
- a CDS encoding Vms1/Ankzf1 family peptidyl-tRNA hydrolase: protein MIDRLLGRAELKERIEELEEEKRHLERRAEAEEERRSDAVADRQRAEERVNELEHRIESLEERLERAEGTDESIDFRRVSDYGGSRLADALDRFRAVESDDPEGLLTAYVPDADSVPATVSDWFGDRTALVRRAAPAVVLADDTGAVSAALTPPVEPEPFDRWSDRFRLDDGWFRPTGRFAFAVVRSDVFAVGTYEGDERVAFEGFTSDVKEAHSKGGFSQGRFERRREGQIDDHLEKANEALAAVAEGEGVAEGGGVDRVIAVGERSVLGRVRDRADITDVSDATGKPEAALDDAFRDFWRVRVRAI from the coding sequence ATGATCGACAGGCTGCTCGGGCGCGCCGAGCTGAAAGAGCGGATCGAGGAGCTCGAAGAGGAGAAGCGCCACCTCGAACGCCGCGCCGAGGCCGAGGAGGAGCGCCGCTCCGACGCCGTCGCGGACCGCCAGCGCGCCGAGGAGCGCGTCAACGAGCTGGAACACCGGATCGAGTCGCTCGAAGAGCGATTGGAGCGCGCCGAGGGAACCGACGAGTCGATCGATTTCCGGCGCGTGAGCGACTACGGCGGCTCGCGGCTGGCGGACGCGCTCGACCGCTTCAGGGCCGTCGAGAGCGACGACCCCGAGGGGCTGCTCACGGCGTACGTCCCGGACGCGGACTCCGTCCCGGCGACCGTCTCGGACTGGTTCGGTGACCGCACGGCGCTGGTCCGGCGGGCCGCGCCCGCCGTCGTCCTCGCTGACGACACCGGCGCGGTGAGCGCGGCGCTGACGCCGCCGGTCGAGCCGGAGCCGTTCGACCGGTGGAGCGACCGCTTCCGACTCGATGACGGGTGGTTCCGCCCGACCGGCCGGTTCGCGTTCGCCGTCGTCCGCTCGGACGTCTTCGCCGTCGGCACCTACGAGGGCGACGAGCGGGTCGCCTTCGAGGGGTTCACGAGCGACGTGAAGGAGGCGCACTCGAAGGGCGGCTTCTCGCAGGGGCGCTTCGAGCGCCGCCGCGAGGGGCAGATCGACGACCACCTAGAGAAGGCGAACGAGGCGCTCGCCGCGGTCGCGGAGGGAGAGGGCGTCGCGGAGGGTGGGGGAGTCGACCGCGTGATCGCCGTGGGCGAGCGCAGCGTCCTCGGTCGGGTGCGCGACCGCGCCGACATCACCGACGTCTCCGACGCAACCGGGAAGCCGGAGGCGGCGCTCGACGACGCGTTCCGCGACTTCTGGCGGGTCCGCGTCCGCGCCATCTGA
- a CDS encoding rhodanese-like domain-containing protein produces the protein MDGEIDPEELSALLDERDDGSVDESADGPADESESLRIVDIRDRRAFDRGHLPESECIPFPELTNRVAALEGADRIVTVCPHGVASRQAAQLIGSYEGTQAARVESLRGGVEAWEEAVGELRSTDEPDGDAGDADEGPEPPF, from the coding sequence ATGGACGGCGAAATCGACCCCGAGGAGCTGTCGGCGCTGCTGGACGAGCGCGACGACGGCTCCGTCGACGAATCCGCTGACGGCCCCGCCGACGAGTCCGAATCACTCCGAATCGTCGACATCCGCGACCGGCGCGCGTTCGACCGGGGTCACCTCCCCGAAAGCGAGTGCATCCCGTTCCCGGAGCTGACGAACCGGGTCGCGGCCCTCGAAGGCGCCGACCGGATCGTCACCGTCTGCCCGCACGGCGTCGCCAGCCGGCAGGCGGCGCAGCTGATCGGCAGCTACGAGGGGACGCAGGCGGCGCGCGTCGAGAGCCTCCGCGGCGGCGTCGAGGCGTGGGAAGAAGCGGTCGGGGAGCTACGGTCGACGGACGAGCCGGACGGCGACGCCGGGGACGCGGACGAGGGCCCCGAGCCGCCGTTCTGA
- a CDS encoding cupin domain-containing protein, with product MTLDSYEAAVSGLDPAPGEVETAELVVTDDALVKAFVLGPDAAVDAHEHADATNVFHVVEGEPTVVRDDEEEALAAPAVVPNERGAVHGARNDTDERAVLTATLAPL from the coding sequence ATGACGCTCGACAGCTACGAGGCGGCGGTCTCCGGTCTCGACCCGGCCCCCGGCGAGGTCGAGACGGCGGAGCTGGTCGTCACCGACGACGCGCTCGTAAAGGCGTTCGTCCTCGGCCCGGACGCGGCGGTCGACGCCCACGAACACGCCGACGCGACGAACGTGTTCCACGTGGTAGAGGGAGAGCCGACCGTGGTCCGCGACGACGAGGAGGAGGCGCTCGCGGCGCCCGCGGTGGTGCCGAACGAGCGGGGCGCGGTCCACGGCGCCCGCAACGACACCGACGAGCGGGCCGTGCTCACGGCCACCCTCGCCCCGCTCTGA
- a CDS encoding cob(I)yrinic acid a,c-diamide adenosyltransferase, producing the protein MSIYTGRGDEGETDLRDMSRVSKSSHRIEAYGSVDEANALLGTIRPTGHGDVDDLLETVQNHLHIVQADLANPDPDPDDPQVERRHTEELEERIDAFDEELEPLTSFILPGGGEAGAALHHARAVARRAERRVVDLARSEPINEAVVTYLNRLSDLLFTLGRVVNARDGEPEESPSY; encoded by the coding sequence ATGAGCATCTACACCGGCCGCGGCGACGAGGGCGAGACCGACCTCCGGGACATGAGCCGGGTGTCGAAGTCGAGCCACCGCATCGAGGCGTACGGCTCCGTCGACGAGGCGAACGCGCTGCTCGGGACGATCCGCCCGACCGGCCACGGCGACGTCGACGACCTGCTGGAGACGGTCCAGAACCACCTCCACATCGTTCAGGCCGACCTCGCGAACCCCGACCCCGACCCGGACGACCCGCAGGTCGAGCGCCGCCACACCGAGGAGCTAGAGGAGCGCATCGACGCGTTCGACGAGGAGCTTGAGCCGCTCACGTCGTTCATCCTCCCCGGCGGCGGCGAGGCGGGGGCGGCGCTCCACCACGCGCGCGCCGTCGCGCGCCGGGCCGAGCGCCGCGTCGTCGACCTCGCGCGCTCGGAGCCGATAAACGAGGCCGTCGTCACCTACCTCAACCGGCTCTCCGACCTCCTGTTCACCCTCGGGCGCGTCGTCAACGCGCGCGACGGCGAGCCGGAGGAGTCGCCCTCGTACTGA
- a CDS encoding glutathione S-transferase N-terminal domain-containing protein, whose translation MSVRLYALDGCPWCEKAADALAEAGVEYETEWVEALHSERNEVKRVSGQRGVPVLVDEERGVTMAESANIVEYVERTLE comes from the coding sequence ATGAGCGTTCGACTGTACGCCCTCGACGGGTGTCCGTGGTGTGAGAAGGCGGCCGACGCCCTGGCGGAGGCGGGCGTCGAGTACGAGACGGAGTGGGTGGAGGCGCTCCACTCCGAGCGCAACGAGGTCAAGCGAGTCAGCGGCCAGCGCGGCGTCCCCGTCCTCGTCGACGAGGAGCGCGGCGTGACGATGGCGGAGAGCGCGAACATCGTCGAGTACGTCGAGAGGACCCTCGAATGA
- a CDS encoding thioesterase family protein — translation MATYTADIDVRFRDIDAMGHVNNAVYATYIEQARTRFFRDVLGIDISGASTVLASISIDFRRPVELADGEVTVTVDVADLGRSSATMTHEVRVSGAVAAEAEATLVSLDPDTGEPAPIPEDHRAGMAEYHDS, via the coding sequence ATGGCGACCTACACCGCGGACATCGACGTGCGGTTCCGCGACATCGACGCGATGGGCCACGTCAACAACGCCGTCTACGCGACGTACATCGAGCAGGCGCGGACGCGGTTCTTCCGCGACGTCCTCGGCATCGACATCTCCGGGGCGTCGACCGTGCTGGCGTCCATCTCCATCGACTTCCGGCGGCCGGTTGAGCTCGCCGACGGCGAGGTCACCGTCACCGTCGACGTGGCCGACCTCGGGCGGTCGAGCGCGACGATGACCCACGAGGTCCGGGTGAGCGGCGCCGTCGCCGCGGAGGCCGAGGCGACGCTCGTCTCGCTCGACCCCGACACCGGCGAACCGGCGCCGATCCCGGAGGACCACCGGGCGGGGATGGCGGAGTACCACGACTCCTGA
- a CDS encoding Lrp/AsnC family transcriptional regulator has product MGNGAIDDVDREILYALQADARNTSSGDIAERTGTSDSTVRKRIQRLESDGVIKGYSASVDYQRSGYPLRMLLYCTASIPERGELIPDILEIDGVVSVQELVTGEQNLLVTVVGESDDDITPVAQALLDMGVTVADEVLVRTHETTPFGRFDSGRSGEE; this is encoded by the coding sequence ATGGGCAACGGAGCGATCGACGACGTCGACAGGGAGATCCTGTACGCGCTACAGGCGGACGCTCGCAACACGTCGTCCGGTGACATCGCTGAGCGGACCGGCACCTCGGACAGCACCGTCCGCAAGCGCATTCAGCGCCTCGAGTCCGACGGCGTGATCAAGGGGTACAGCGCCAGCGTCGACTATCAGCGGTCGGGGTACCCGCTCCGGATGCTGCTCTACTGTACCGCGTCGATACCGGAGCGCGGCGAGCTGATCCCCGACATCTTGGAGATCGACGGGGTCGTCTCGGTCCAGGAGCTCGTCACCGGCGAGCAGAACCTCCTCGTGACCGTCGTCGGGGAGTCGGACGACGACATCACGCCCGTGGCGCAGGCGCTCCTCGACATGGGCGTCACGGTGGCCGACGAGGTGCTCGTGCGGACCCACGAGACGACCCCCTTCGGCAGGTTCGACTCGGGGCGAAGCGGCGAGGAGTGA
- a CDS encoding amidohydrolase family protein, with protein sequence MEELSGTVLVGESFERVRGRVVVEDGRIEAVEETDTDSTDVVIPAFVNAHTHVGDSVAKEAAVGLSLDEAVAPPDSRKHRRLAAADRDELVSAVRRTLRFMRRTGTVSCLDFRESGPAGARALRDAAAETGVDPFIFGSGDPSVLDVADGYGASGANDDDFAAERAACEERGRPFAIHAGEPDATDVHPALDLEPDLLVHMVHAEREHLARVADQSVPVAVCPRANEVLDVGKAPIRELLDHTTVALGTDNVMLNPPSMFREMATAAKRFDVTDREVLRMATAAGAEIAGLDCGVIEPGRRAALVVLDGDSDNLSGSVDPVSAVVRRATGLDVERVLV encoded by the coding sequence ATGGAGGAACTCTCTGGGACCGTCCTCGTCGGGGAGTCGTTCGAGCGCGTTCGCGGGCGCGTCGTCGTCGAGGACGGGCGGATCGAAGCCGTCGAGGAGACGGACACCGACTCGACGGACGTCGTGATCCCGGCGTTCGTCAACGCACACACCCACGTCGGTGACTCCGTCGCGAAGGAGGCGGCGGTCGGCCTCTCGCTCGACGAGGCGGTGGCGCCGCCCGATAGCCGCAAACACCGGCGGCTGGCGGCCGCCGACCGCGACGAGCTCGTGTCGGCGGTGCGCCGGACGCTCCGGTTCATGCGCCGGACCGGGACGGTTTCGTGTCTGGACTTCCGCGAGTCGGGACCCGCCGGCGCGCGGGCGCTCCGCGACGCGGCCGCCGAGACGGGCGTCGACCCGTTCATCTTCGGGAGCGGCGACCCGTCCGTCCTCGACGTCGCCGACGGCTACGGGGCCTCCGGCGCGAACGACGACGACTTCGCGGCGGAGCGCGCCGCCTGCGAGGAGCGCGGCCGGCCCTTCGCGATCCACGCGGGTGAGCCGGACGCGACCGACGTCCACCCGGCGCTCGACCTCGAACCCGACCTCCTCGTCCACATGGTCCACGCGGAGCGAGAGCACTTGGCGCGGGTCGCGGACCAGTCGGTTCCGGTCGCGGTCTGTCCCCGCGCGAACGAGGTCCTCGACGTCGGAAAGGCGCCCATTCGGGAGCTGCTCGACCACACGACTGTCGCGCTCGGGACGGACAACGTCATGCTGAACCCGCCGTCGATGTTCCGCGAGATGGCGACCGCGGCGAAGCGGTTCGACGTGACCGACCGGGAGGTGCTGCGGATGGCGACCGCCGCGGGCGCCGAGATCGCCGGCCTCGACTGCGGGGTCATCGAACCGGGCCGGCGGGCGGCGCTCGTCGTCCTCGACGGCGACTCCGACAACCTGTCCGGCTCGGTCGACCCCGTGAGCGCGGTCGTCCGGCGAGCGACCGGGCTGGACGTCGAGCGCGTCCTCGTCTGA
- a CDS encoding proton-conducting transporter membrane subunit, with protein sequence MSGRTSKPTVGALREAGESSPVPAVLTWLAWSLFAASVAALVARVRLEGAWELPGAVAVDGLTVLLWVVVTFFSGVVHSYSRRYMAGSAHETAFFGTVFAFTLAVIALVAADHVALFWLCWLAMGLAMARLIGAVDGWPQARAAASVARRSFLASSALLGVALATLWWATGATTVSGVAASADGLGGPAWFVAAAALVLAAMIQSALVPFHGWLLSSMTAPTPASALMHAGFVNAGGVLLTRFAPVVTADATLMLAVVVAGATSALLGKLLKTVQPDVKGELGCSTVGQMGFMIMQAGLGFFGAAITHLIVHGFYKAYHFLSAGEEVELGAPGEEDRSGTSAVGAVVVLATGLAGGATFAVLTGKGTSVDSGLLLAALVALTTLHAARSALRQTALSPAARYGAIPLVFLPAIAGYALVYEAVSSVLAGVPMVSAPTELTALHALVAVAFLAAYVATETGVHERSERLYVALLNAGQPAPETVLTATEEYNEY encoded by the coding sequence ATGTCAGGACGCACCTCGAAACCGACGGTCGGAGCGCTCCGGGAGGCGGGCGAGTCGTCGCCCGTCCCCGCGGTATTGACGTGGCTCGCGTGGTCGCTGTTCGCCGCGAGCGTCGCCGCGCTCGTCGCCCGAGTCCGACTGGAGGGGGCGTGGGAGCTCCCCGGCGCGGTCGCCGTTGACGGGCTGACCGTCCTGCTGTGGGTCGTTGTCACCTTCTTCAGCGGGGTCGTTCACAGCTACTCGCGCCGCTACATGGCCGGGAGCGCCCACGAGACGGCGTTCTTCGGCACGGTCTTCGCGTTCACGCTCGCCGTGATTGCGCTCGTCGCGGCCGACCACGTCGCGCTGTTCTGGCTCTGCTGGCTGGCGATGGGGCTGGCGATGGCCCGGCTCATCGGGGCCGTCGACGGCTGGCCGCAGGCGCGGGCCGCCGCGAGCGTCGCCCGCCGCTCCTTCCTCGCCAGCAGCGCGCTCCTCGGCGTCGCGCTCGCGACGCTCTGGTGGGCGACGGGCGCCACGACGGTCTCCGGGGTCGCCGCGAGCGCCGACGGTCTCGGCGGTCCCGCGTGGTTCGTCGCCGCGGCCGCGCTCGTCCTCGCGGCGATGATCCAGTCGGCGCTGGTCCCGTTCCACGGCTGGCTGCTCTCCTCGATGACCGCCCCGACGCCCGCCTCGGCGCTGATGCACGCCGGGTTCGTCAACGCGGGCGGCGTCCTGTTGACGCGCTTCGCCCCGGTCGTGACCGCCGACGCGACGCTCATGCTCGCCGTCGTGGTCGCGGGAGCGACGAGCGCCCTGCTGGGGAAACTACTCAAGACGGTCCAGCCGGACGTCAAGGGCGAACTGGGCTGCTCGACGGTCGGCCAGATGGGCTTCATGATCATGCAGGCCGGGCTGGGCTTCTTCGGCGCCGCGATCACGCACCTGATCGTCCACGGCTTCTACAAGGCGTACCACTTCCTCAGCGCCGGCGAGGAGGTCGAACTCGGGGCCCCGGGCGAGGAGGACCGCTCCGGGACGAGCGCCGTCGGCGCGGTCGTCGTGCTGGCGACCGGCCTGGCGGGCGGCGCGACGTTCGCGGTCCTCACCGGGAAGGGGACGAGCGTCGACAGCGGGCTGCTGCTCGCGGCGCTCGTCGCGCTCACCACGCTCCACGCGGCCCGGAGCGCCCTCCGCCAGACCGCGCTGTCGCCGGCGGCCCGCTACGGCGCGATCCCGCTGGTCTTCCTCCCGGCGATTGCGGGGTACGCGCTCGTCTACGAGGCCGTGTCGAGCGTCCTCGCCGGGGTGCCGATGGTCTCCGCGCCCACCGAACTGACCGCGCTCCACGCGCTCGTCGCCGTCGCCTTCCTCGCGGCGTACGTCGCGACCGAGACGGGCGTCCACGAGCGGAGCGAGCGCCTCTACGTCGCGCTGCTGAACGCGGGGCAACCCGCGCCCGAGACGGTGTTGACCGCCACGGAGGAATACAATGAGTACTGA